A region of Lagenorhynchus albirostris chromosome 20, mLagAlb1.1, whole genome shotgun sequence DNA encodes the following proteins:
- the CHD3 gene encoding chromodomain-helicase-DNA-binding protein 3 isoform X8: MVVSEEEEEEEEEGDEEEEEVEAADEDYEEDDDEGVLGRGPGHDRGRDRHSPPGCHLFPPPPPPPLPPPPPPPPPPPDKDDIRLLPSALGVKKRKRGPKKQKENKPGKARKRKKLDSEEEFGSERDEYREKSESGGSEYGTGPGRKRRRKHREKKEKKTKRRKKGEGDGGQKQVEQKSSATLLLTWGLEDVEHVFSEEDYHTLTNYKAFSQFMRPLIAKKNPKIPMSKMMTILGAKWREFSANNPFKGSAAAVAAAAAAAAAAVAEQVSAAVSSATPVAPSGPPALPPPPAADIQPPPIRRAKTKEGKGPGHKRRSKSPRVPDGRKKLRGKKMAPLKIKLGLLGGKRKKGGSYVFQSDEGPEPEAEESDLDSGSVHSASGRPDGPVRTKKLKRGRPGRKKKKVLGCPAVAGEEEVDGYETDHQDYCEVCQQGGEIILCDTCPRAYHLVCLDPELDRAPEGKWSCPHCEKEGVQWEAKEEEEDYEEEGEEEGEKEEEDDHMEYCRVCKDGGELLCCDACISSYHIHCLNPPLPDIPNGEWLCPRCTCPVLKGRVQKILHWRWGEPPVAVPAPQQADGNPDAPPARPLQGRSEREFFVKWVGLSYWHCSWAKELQLEIFHLVMYRNYQRKNDMDEPPPLDYGSGEDDGKSDKRKVKDPHYAEMEEKYYRFGIKPEWMTVHRIINHSVDKKGNYHYLVKWRDLPYDQSTWEEDEMNIPEYEDHKQSYWRHRELIMGEDPAQPRKYKKKKKELQGDGPPSSPTNDPTVKYEAQPRFITATGGTLHMYQLEGLNWLRFSWAQGTDTILADEMGLGKTIQTIVFLYSLYKEGHTKGPFLVSAPLSTIINWEREFQMWAPKFYVVTYTGDKDSRAIIRENEFSFEDNAIKGGKKAFKMKREAQVKFHVLLTSYELITIDQAALGSIRWACLVVDEAHRLKNNQSKFFRVLNGYKIDHKLLLTGTPLQNNLEELFHLLNFLTPERFNNLEGFLEEFADISKEDQIKKLHDLLGPHMLRRLKADVFKNMPAKTELIVRVELSPMQKKYYKYILTRNFEALNSRGGGNQVSLLNIMMDLKKCCNHPYLFPVAAMESPKLPSGAYEGGALIKASGKLMLLQKMLRKLKEQGHRVLIFSQMTKMLDLLEDFLDYEGYKYERIDGGITGALRQEAIDRFNAPGAQQFCFLLSTRAGGLGINLATADTVIIFDSDWNPHNDIQAFSRAHRIGQANKVMIYRFVTRASVEERITQVAKRKMMLTHLVVRPGLGSKAGSMSKQELDDILKFGTEELFKDENEGENKEEDSSVIHYDNEAIARLLDRNQDATEDTDVQNMNEYLSSFKVAQYVVREEDKIEEIEREIIKQEENVDPDYWEKLLRHHYEQQQEDLARNLGKGKRVRKQVNYNDAAQEDQDNQSEYSVGSEEEDEDFDERPEGRRQSKRQLRNEKDKPLPPLLARVGGNIEVLGFNTRQRKAFLNAVMRWGMPPQDAFTTQWLVRDLRGKTEKEFKAYVSLFMRHLCEPGADGSETFADGVPREGLSRQQVLTRIGVMSLVKKKVQEFEHINGRWSMPELMPDPSADSKRSSRASSPTKTSPTTPEASAANSPCTSKPATPAPSEKGDGVRTPLEKDEAENQEEKPEKNSKIGEKMETEADTPSPAPSLGERLEPRKIPLEDEVPGVPGEMEPEPGYRGDREKSEDVKGDRELRPGPPRDEPRSNGRREEKAEKPRFMFNIADGGFTELHTLWQNEERAAVSSGKLNEIWHRRHDYWLLAGIVLHGYARWQDIQNDAQFAIINEPFKTEANKGNFLEMKNKFLARRFKLLEQALVIEEQLRRAAYLNLSQEPAHPAMALHARFAEAECLAESHQHLSKESLAGNKPANAVLHKGKGRGGPARGRAHNAASEPAGGVAERHEGGRDPPASHAVPNTPHRSPPSDVRAQHPQPAGQQGHGASPHTGLPPGSVRYTSGVRGSLQRRTRRGPGRRRRQLQPDACRVLHHSRHQRPSSAGEEGEGNGGGIGVRRAGSEGAPSRGGDLYRRLTGSQACPSPRPRPRGRPPAQALGPAASPPPSPPLGPPLG, from the exons atggtggtgtcggaggaggaagaagaggaggaagaagagggcgacgaggaggaggaggaggtggaggcggCCGACGAGGACTACGAGGAGGACGACGACGAGGGAGTACTCGGGCGCGGGCCGGGCCACGACCGGGGCCGCGACCGCCACAGCCCCCCCGGCTGCCACCTcttcccgccgccgccgccgccgccgctgcccccgccgccgccgccgccacccccACCGCCAG ATAAGGATGACATTCGGCTGCTGCCTTCAGCACTGGgtgtgaagaagagaaaaagaggaccCAAGAAGCAGAAGGAGAACAAGCCAGGAAAAGCCCGAAAACGCAAGAAGCTT GACAGCGAGGAGGAATTTGGCTCTGAGCGAGATGAGTACCGGGAGAAGTCAGAGAGTGGAGGCAGTGAATATGGAACTGGACCAGGTCGGAAACGGAGACggaagcacagagaaaaaaaggagaagaagacgAAGCGGCggaaaaagggggagggagatggggggcaAAAG CAGGTGGAACAGAAGTCATCGGCAACTCTGCTTCTGACTTGGGGCCTGGAGGACGTGGAACATGTGTTCTCTGAGGAGGATTACCACACACTCACCAACTACAAAGCCTTTAGCCAGTTCATGAG GCCCCTGATTGCTAAGAAGAATCCTAAGATCCCAATGTCTAAGATGATGACCATCCTTGGGGCCAAGTGGAGAGAGTTCAGCGCCAACAACCCCTTCAAGGGGTCGGCAGCTGCTGtggcggcagcggcggcagcggcggccgcAGCTGTAGCTGAGCAGGTGTCAGCAGCTGTCTCATCGGCCACCCCCGTAGCACCTTCCGGACCCCCCGCCCTTCCACCACCCCCTGCTGCTGAtatccagcccccacccatccgaAGAGCCAAAACCAAAGAGGGCAAAG GTCCAGGCCACAAGAGGCGGAGTAAGAGTCCCCGAGTGCCTGATGGACGCAAGAAGCTTCGGGGAAAGAAGATGGCCCCACTCAAAATCAAACTAGGGCTGCTGGGCGgcaagaggaagaagggaggctCG TATGTTTTCCAGAGTGACGAGGGCCCTGAACCAGAGGCTGAGGAGTCAGACCTGGACAGTGGCAGTGTCCACAGTGCCTCAGGCCGCCCTGATGGCCCTGTCCGCACCAAGAAACTGAAGAGAGGCCGgccaggaaggaagaagaagaagg TCCTGGGCTGTCCTGCAGTGGCCGGGGAGGAGGAGGTTGATGGCTACGAGACGGATCACCAGGATTACTGTGAGGTGTGCCAGCAGGGTGGGGAAATTATTCTGTGTGACACCTGCCCTCGTGCCTACCACCTCGTCTGCCTCGATCCTGAGCTCGACCGGGCTCCTGAGGGCAAATGGAGCTGCCCCCACTGC GAGAAGGAGGGGGTACAGTGGGAggccaaggaggaggaggaagactatgaagaggagggggaagaggagggggagaaggaggaagaggacgaCCACATGGAGTACTGCCGTGTGTGCAAGGATGGCGGGGAGCTCCTGTGCTGTGACGCCTGCATCTCCTCCTACCACATTCACTGCCTGAACCCCCCGCTGCCTGACATCCCCAACGGCGAGTGGCTGTGTCCCCGATGCACA TGTCCCGTGCTGAAAGGCCGTGTGCAGAAGATCCTACACTGGCGGTGGGGGGAGCCCCCTGTGGCAGTGCCGGCCCCCCAACAGGCAGACGGGAATCCAGATGCCCCACCCGCACGTCCTCTTCAAGGCAGATCGGAGAGAGAGTTCTTTGTCAAGTGGGTAGGACTGTCCTACTGGCACTGCTCCTGGGCCAAGGAGCTTCAG CTGGAAATTTTCCACTTGGTAATGTACCGAAACTATCAACGGAAGAATGACATGGACGAGCCCCCACCCCTCGACTACGGCTCTGGTGAGGATGATGGGAAGAGTGACAAACGCAAGGTGAAGGACCCGCACTATGCCGAGATGGAGGAGAAGTACTATCGTTTCGGCATCAAGCCAGAGTGGATGACCGTCCACCGGATCATCAACCACAG TGTGGATAAGAAGGGAAATTACCACTATCTAGTGAAATGGAGGGACTTGCCATATGACCAGTCCACGTGGGAGGAAGATGAAATGAACATCCCTGAATATGAAGACCATAAACAAAGCTACTGGAGACACCG AGAACTAATTATGGGGGAGGACCCCGCCCAGCCCCGCAagtataagaagaagaagaaggagctGCAGGGTGATGGGCCTCCCAGCTCTCCTACTAATGAT CCGACAGTGAAATACGAGGCTCAGCCACGGTTCATCACAGCCACTGGAGGCACGCTGCACATGTATCAGCTGGAGGGGTTGAACTGGCTACGCTTCTCGTGGGCCCAGGGCACTGACACCATTCTGGCTGATGAGATGGGACTGGGCAAGACCATACAAACCATCGTCTTCCTCTACTCACTGTATAAGGAG GGCCACACAAAGGGTCCCTTCCTGGTGAGCGCCCCGCTCTCCACCATCATTAACTGGGAGCGGGAGTTCCAGATGTGGGCACCCAAGTTCTATGTGGTGACGTACACGGGTGACAAGGACAGCCGAGCCATCATTCGTGAGAATGAGTTTTCCTTTGAAGACAACGCCATCAAAGGTGGCAAGAAAGCTTTTAAGATGAAG AGGGAGGCGCAGGTGAAGTTCCATGTTCTCCTGACATCATATGAGCTGATCACCATTGATCAGGCAGCTCTTGGCTCCATCCGCTGGGCCTGTCTCGTGGTGGATGAGGCCCATCGGCTCAAGAACAACCAGTCCAAG TTTTTCAGGGTCCTCAATGGCTACAAGATAGATCATAAGTTGCTGCTGACAGGGACTCCACTGCAGAATAACCTGGAGGAGCTCTTCCATCTGCTGAACTTCCTCACCCCAGAGAGGTTTAA CAatctggaaggcttcctggaggagtttGCCGACATATCCAAAGAAGACCAGATTAAGAAACTTCATGACTTGCTGGGGCCACATATGCTGAGGAGGCTCAAGGCTGATGTCTTTAAGAATATGCCGGCCAAGACAGAGCTCATTGTCCGCGTGGAGCTGAGCCCCATGCAGAA GAAATACTACAAGTATATCCTGACCCGAAATTTTGAGGCCTTGAACTCACGAGGAGGTGGGAACCAAGTGTCATTGCTTAACATCATGATGGATCTTAAGAAGTGCTGCAACCATCCGTATCTCTTTCCTGTGGCTGCTATG GAGTCCCCCAAACTTCCCAGTGGGGCATATGAGGGTGGGGCACTTATTAAGGCATCTGGGAAGCTCATGCTGTTGCAGAAGATGCTGCGGAAGCTGAAGGAGCAAGGACACAGAGTGCTCATCTTCTCGCAG ATGACCAAAATGTTAGACTTGCTAGAGGACTTCTTAGACTACGAAGGCTACAAGTATGAGCGCATTGATGGCGGCATCACTGGtgccctgaggcaggaggccATCGATCGCTTCAATG CTCCTGGGGCCCAACAATTCTGCTTCCTCCTGTCCACCCGGGCTGGAGGGCTGGGCATCAATCTGGCCACTGCCGACACTGTCATCATCTTTGATTCAGACTGGAACCCCCATAATGATATCCAG GCCTTCAGCCGTGCTCATCGGATCGGCCAGGCCAACAAAGTGATGATTTACCGGTTTGTGACTCGCGCATCAGTGGAAGAGCGAATCACACAGGTGGCCAAGAGAAAGATGATGCTGACGCATCTGGTGGTGCGGCCTGGGCTGGGCTCCAAGGCGGGCTCCATGTCCAAGCAGGAGCTGGATGACATCCTCAAATTTGGCACCGAGGAGCTATTTAAGGATGAAAATGAGG GGGAGAACAAGGAGGAGGACAGCAGTGTGATTCACTATGACAACGAGGCCATCGCTCGGCTCCTGGACCGGAACCAGGATGCAACTGAGGACACTGACGTGCAGAACATGAATGAGTATCTCAGCTCCTTCAAGGTGGCCCAGTACGTGGTGAGGGAAGAAGACAAG ATTGAGGAAATTGAACGAGAGATCATCAAGCAGGAGGAGAACGTGGATCCCGACTACTGGGAGAAGCTGCTGAGACACCACTACGAGCAGCAGCAGGAAGACCTGGCCCGCAACCTCGGCAAAGGCAAGAGGGTCCGCAAGCAGGTTAACTACAACGATGCTGCTCAGGAGGACCAAG ATAACCAGTCAGAGTACTCAGTGGGATcagaggaggaggatgaagaCTTTGATGAGCGTCCTGAAG GGCGTCGACAGTCCAAGAGGCAGCTCCGGAACGAAAAGGATAAGCCACTGCCTCCACTGCTGGCTCGAGTTGGGGGCAACATTGAG GTGTTGGGATTCAACACCCGTCAGCGGAAGGCCTTCCTCAATGCTGTGATGCGCTGGGGCATGCCACCACAGGACGCCTTCACCACCCAGTGGCTGGTGCGGGACCTCAGGGGCAAGACTGAAAAAGAGTTCAA GGCCTATGTGTCTTTGTTCATGCGCCATCTCTGTGAGCCCGGGGCAGACGGCTCTGAAACCTTTGCTGACGGGGTCCCTCGGGAGGGACTGAGTCGCCAGCAAGTGTTGACCCGCATTGGAGTCATGTCTCTCGTCAAGAAGAAG GTTCAGGAGTTTGAGCACATCAATGGGCGCTGGTCTATGCCGGAGCTGATGCCCGACCCCAGTGCTGACTCCAAGCGTTCCTCCAGAGCCTCCTCTCCTACCAAAACGTCTCCCACCACTCCTGAGGCTTCTGCTGCAAACAGTCCCTGCACCTCAAAACCTG CTACTCCAGCTCCCAGTGAGAAAGGAGATGGCGTAAGGACACCTCTGGAGAAGGATGAAGCAGAAAACCAGGAGGAGAAGCCAGAGAAGAATAGCAAAATTGGGGAGAAGATGGAAACAGAG GCTGatacccccagcccagccccatcaCTTGGGGAGCGGCTGGAGCCAAGGAAGATTCCTCTAGAGGATGAGGTGCCAGGGGTACCTGGAGAGATGGAGCCTGAACCTGGGTACCGTGGGGACAGAGAGAAGTCAG AAGATGTAAAAGGGGACCGGGAGCTTCGACCTGGGCCTCCTCGAGACGAGCCGCGGTCCAACGGGCGACGtgaggagaaggcagagaagcCGCGGTTCATGTTCAATATTGCAGACGGTGGCTTCACAG AGCTCCACACGCTGTGGCAGAATGAGGAACGGGCAGCTGTTTCCTCGGGGAAACTCAATGAGATCTGGCACCGAAGACATGACTATTGGCTTCTGGCTGGGATTGTCCT CCATGGCTACGCACGGTGGCAGGACATCCAGAATGATGCTCAGTTCGCCATTATCAACGAGCCATTTAAAACTGAAGCCAATAAGGGGAACTTTCTGGAGATGAAAAATAAGTTCCTGGCGCGGAGATTCAAG CTCCTGGAGCAGGCGCTGGTGAttgaggagcagctgcggcgggCGGCCTACCTGAACCTATCACAGGAGCCGGCGCACCCCGCCATGGCCCTCCACGCCCGCTTCGCCGAGGCCGAGTGCCTGGCCGAGAGCCACCAGCACCTCTCCAAGGAGTCGTTGGCGGGGAACAAGCCGGCCAACGCCGTGCTGCACAAGGGTAAGGGCCGCGGCGGCCCCGCGCGGGGGAGGGCCCACAACGCTGC TTCTGAACCAGCTGGAGGAGTTGCTGAGCGACATGAAGGCGGACGTGACCCGCCTGCCAGCCACGCTGTCCCGAATACCCCCCATCGCAGCCCGCCTTCAGATGTCCGAGCGCAGCATCCTCAGCCGGCTGGCCAGCAAGGGCACGGAGCCTCACCCCACACCG GCCTTCCCCCCGGGTCCGTACGCTACACCTCCGGGGTACGGGGCAGCCTTCAGCGCCGCACCCGTAGGGGCCCTGGCCGCCGCAGGCGCCAATTACAGCCAGATGCCTGCAGGGTCCTTCATCACAG CCGCCACCAACGGCCCTCCAGTGCTggtgaagaaggagaaggaaatggtGGGGGCATTGGTGTCAGACGGGCTGGATCGGAAGGAGCCCCGAGCCGGGGAGGTGATCTGTATAGACGACTGACCGGATCCCAGGCCTGCCCTTCACCCAGGCCCCGTCCCCGAGGCCGACCCCCAGCTCAGGCTCTGGGGCCTGCTGCCAGTCCTCCGCCTTCCCCACCCCTTGGGCCCCCGCTGGGCTAG